One Tenebrio molitor chromosome 2, icTenMoli1.1, whole genome shotgun sequence genomic region harbors:
- the LOC138124480 gene encoding gustatory receptor 68a-like, which produces MFHVSKPKEPVFQKFSNAIKILLINSQIFGLVTITSTPKTFQPSKIKCIWNVAILCIYTSTIAYIVYLTVAEFIETTGIQRTTNTMVMISSAVYLGTVWLSSITKSDQFVKFLMTIVDFDDKLFSNDIRLDYDKTKKHIVLQMVARKTLFVFYFGFFIIVDLQYRDFNSYLMECSALFMLVMNSALCFLVIELIHILRARFKVLNQHINTLAQQGTKKTRKQGILPLNKICTLHHHLSKLIKSFNEIFGVILLLMFTLSFLVIVLSLFYTTGELQSSVIVWMDAFYAFMTSVTFIIDTIYVCDACYSTIQEANLSGELIHKIDAQDRHTIDEIEMFSLQIANEQVEFNAAGFFPINYTLVFSIIGGVTTYIIILIQLSNTLRE; this is translated from the exons ATGTTCCACGTGTCTAAACCAAAAGAACCAGTTTTTCAAAAGTTCTCGAATGCCATCAAAATCCTCTTGATCAACAGCCAAATTTTTGGCCTCGTGACGATTACTTCCACCCCAAAAACATTCCAACCGTCAAAGATCAAATGCATTTGGAACGTTGCAATCCTGTGCATCTACACCTCAACAATTGCCTACATCGTGTACCTGACGGTAGCtgaatttattgaaacaacGGGCATACAGAGAACTACAAATACTATGGTCATGATCAGCAGTGCAGTCTACTTGGGCACCGTGTGGTTGAGCAGTATCACCAAAAGCGACCAGTTCGTAAAGTTTCTGATGACAATTGTGGATTTTGACGACAAGCTCTTCTCTAACGACATTCGCCTTGATTACGACAAAACGAAGAAACACATCGTGCTGCAGATGGTGGCGAGGAAAACTCTCTTCGTATTCTATTTTGGTTTTTTCATAATTGTTGACCTGCAGTACAGAGACTTCAATTCGTACCTGATGGAATGCTCTGCCTTGTTCATGCTGGTCATGAACTCGGCACTATGTTTTTTGGTCATCGAACTGATTCATATTTTGAGGGCGAGGTTTAAAGTGCTCAATCAACACATCAACACTCTAGCACAACAGGGTACCAAAAAAACCAGAAAGCAAGGAATTCTACCGTTGAATAAGATCTGCACCTTGCACCACCACCTATCCAAATTGATCAAATCGTTCAACGAGATCTTCGGCGTGATTCTGCTGTTGATGTTCACTCTTAGCTTCTTGGTGATAGTACTTTCGCTCTTCTACACCACCGGCGAGCTCCAGTCGAGTGTGATAGTCTGGATGGACGCGTTCTACGCCTTCATGACTTCTGTCACCTTCATAATTGACACGATCTACGTGTGCGATGCTTGCTATTCGACCATCCAAGAG GCCAATCTCTCGGGTGAGCTCATCCACAAGATAGATGCGCAAGATCGACACACCATCGACGAAATTGAGATGTTTTCTCTTCAGATAGCTAACGAGCAAGTCGAATTCAACGCTGCCGGATTTTTCCCGATCAATTACACTCTAGTATTTTCG ATTATTGGAGGAGTCACGACgtatattataatattaatacAATTGTCAAACACACTGAGAGAATAG
- the LOC138124470 gene encoding UDP-glucosyltransferase 2-like, whose amino-acid sequence MYSFTLLLVAIESISCGRILGIFPTPFYSHQSVFQPIWRELAVRGHEVTVITTNPTGDKSLPNLKEIDLSFTYRLVFEEHKMQQVINTESNVLVLMKHVFLVMNNMTTEQLKHPEVQELIAKDQGFDLILVEVHVPAWFGFAKKYKCPVVGITSMEATNYVKRIMGNLNNPVYTPHFNLPFGVDLGLVERAICVLFELLDEVQMTYLFYPIQQKIIRRAMNDSDINLMDITKSISLLFTCAIPGFSKRSTNIPSIVALNGLQIKPPRALPEELQQFLDGADSGAIYFSLGTNIKSYLVSKEKQKILMDVFSKLPFRVIWKFEDGVLDLPPNVKIVTWAPQQDILRHKNTKLFITQGGVQSIEEAIRFNVPLLGFPFFGDQFHNVKRLEHLQLGTWLDFTTLSEDSLKSSILETINNDTYLANLEEISELLRPPGRSLDTAILWVEYVMRHKGAEHLRSPLADIPFYQYYLFDVILFLLVSLLALVAISLQLVKIAWRLWSRKNYEKFKAQ is encoded by the exons ATGTACTCCTTTACGTTACTCCTAGTGGCGATAGAGTCCATCAGTTGTGGACGCATCTTGGGAATCTTTCCCACACCTTTCTACAGCCACCAGAGCGTGTTCCAACCGATATGGCGCGAACTCGCGGTCCGCGGACACGAGGTCACCGTCATCACCACCAATCCAACAGGGGACAAATCGCTACCAAACCTGAAAGAGATCGATCTCAGCTTCACGTATAGACTGGTTTTCGAAGAGCACAAGATGCAGCAGGTCATCAACACCGAAAGTAATGTCTTGGTGCTGATGAAACACGTGTTTTTGGTCATGAACAATATGACAACGGAGCAACTGAAGCATCCTGAAGTGCAAGAACTGATCGCGAAGGACCAGGGGTTTGATCTTATCCTAGTTGAAGTACATGTGCCGGCGTGGTTCGGGTTCGCCAAAAAGTACAAATGTCCAGTCGTGGGGATTACTTCGATGGAGGCTACGAATTATGTGAAGCGGATTATGGGGAACTTGAACAATCCGGTCTACACTCCTCACTTCAATCTACCGTTCGGTGTTGATTTGGGTCTTGTCGAGAGAGCCATCTGTGTTCTGTTCGAGCTTTTGGACGAGGTCCAGATGACTTACTTGTTCTATCCTATACAGCAGAAGATCATAAGGCGAGCGATGAACGACTCAGACATCAATCTTATGGACATCACCAAGAGCATCAGTTTGTTGTTCACCTGCGCCATTCCAGGTTTCAGCAAAAGGTCAACAAACATACCATCGATTGTGGCTCTGAACGGATTGCAAATCAAGCCGCCGCGAGCTCTACCAGAAGAGTTGCAACAGTTTCTAGACGGCGCTGATTCCGGCGCCATATACTTCTCTTTGGGCACCAACATCAAGAGTTATCTGGTCTCCAAAGAGAAACAAAAGATCTTGATGGATGTTTTCAGCAAGCTACCTTTCAGAGTCATCTGGAAGTTCGAAGATGGAGTCCTCGATTTGCCtccaaatgtcaaaattgtgaCGTGGGCGCCTCAACAAGACATCTTGAGACACAAAAACACCAAACTGTTTATTACTCAAGGAGGAGTGCAGTCGATAGAGGAGGCGATCAGATTTAACGTACCCCTCTTGGGGTTTCCCTTCTTCGGGGACCAGTTCCACAACGTCAAGAGACTCGAGCATCTTCAGCTGGGAACCTGGCTTGACTTTACCACTCTGAGCGAAGACTCCCTCAAGAGCTCGATTTTGGAAACCATCAACAACGACAC ATATTTGGCAAATCTGGAGGAGATATCGGAGTTGTTACGCCCACCGGGGCGCTCCTTGGACACGGCGATCTTGTGGGTGGAGTACGTCATGCGACACAAAGGGGCGGAGCATTTGCGCAGCCCCCTGGCCGACATCCCCTTCTACCAGTACTACCTCTTCGACGTCATTCTCTTCCTTCTGGTTTCTTTGCTCGCGCTGGTCGCGATCTCGCTTCAGCTGGTTAAAATTGCGTGGAGGTTGTGGAGCAGAaagaattatgaaaaattcaaagCCCAATAA